Proteins found in one Sporosarcina sp. FSL K6-3457 genomic segment:
- the nadE gene encoding ammonia-dependent NAD(+) synthetase: METLQEKIIAELKAQPVIDPQEEIRKSIDFLKAYARKNTFLNGFVLGISGGQDSTLVGKLAQLAVDELNDEVGANHYKFIGIRLPYGIQFDEEDCQDALDFIEPTLVYTVNIKEAVDASERTLMAAGVKLTDYSKGNEKARERMKVQYSVAAMHNCVVLGTDHAAEAITGFYTKFGDGGADLMPIARLNKRQGRQLLSELDCPAHLYMKVPTADLEEEKPALSDEVALGVTYDLIDDYLEGKEIPTEPREKLENYFLRSQHKRHMPITIFDDFWR; the protein is encoded by the coding sequence ATGGAAACACTACAAGAAAAGATTATCGCTGAGTTGAAGGCACAACCCGTCATTGACCCTCAAGAAGAAATTCGTAAGTCCATTGACTTTTTAAAAGCTTATGCTAGAAAGAATACTTTTTTAAACGGGTTTGTTCTTGGGATTTCAGGTGGGCAGGATTCGACATTGGTTGGCAAGCTGGCTCAGTTAGCTGTCGATGAGTTGAATGACGAGGTAGGAGCCAATCATTATAAATTCATTGGGATTCGATTGCCTTATGGTATTCAGTTTGATGAGGAAGATTGTCAAGATGCCCTTGATTTTATAGAGCCAACATTGGTCTATACGGTCAATATAAAGGAAGCTGTTGATGCGAGTGAGCGCACGCTAATGGCTGCGGGTGTGAAGTTGACGGATTATTCTAAGGGGAATGAAAAGGCGCGGGAACGGATGAAAGTGCAATATTCTGTTGCGGCGATGCATAATTGCGTGGTGCTGGGAACGGATCATGCGGCGGAGGCGATTACCGGATTTTATACGAAATTCGGGGATGGCGGCGCTGATTTAATGCCGATTGCTAGATTGAACAAAAGGCAAGGGAGGCAGTTGCTGAGTGAGCTTGATTGTCCAGCGCATCTCTATATGAAGGTGCCGACTGCAGATCTTGAAGAAGAGAAACCAGCGTTATCAGATGAGGTGGCTCTTGGTGTTACGTATGATTTAATCGATGATTATCTGGAGGGAAAAGAGATTCCAACAGAGCCGCGTGAGAAATTGGAAAACTATTTTTTACGCTCACAACATAAACGTCATATGCCGATTACGATTTTTGATGATTTTTGGCGCTGA